The nucleotide window ACGGCAGCGGAGGGGCCTTGCGCAGGACCGACCAGATCGTCAGGTCGTCCGGTGCCCGGTCGCAAAGCTCCTGGAACTTCGGCAGCAGTTCCGCTGCCGCCTCGAACGGGTGGATGACGAGGCCGGACAGCACTTCCGGGCCGACGGGATGGGCGCGGAACTCGAACGAGCTGACCACCCCGAAATTGCCCCCTCCGCCGCGCAGGGCCCAGAAGAGATCCGGGTTCTCCCGGGGTGAGGCCCGGACACAGTCGCCACTGGCCAGGACCACATCGGCGGAGAGCAGGTTGTCGATCGTCATGCCGTACTTGCGGGTGATCCAGCCGAAACCACCCCCAAGAGTCAGCCCCGCGATACCGGTGGTCGAGTTCACGCCGACCGGCACGGCCAGGCCATGGGCCTGTGTCTCGTGATCGACATCGCCGAGCGTCGCGCCCGGCTCCACCCGGACGGTGCCGGCGGCGGCATCCACCCTTACTGAACGCATGGCAGAAAGATCCAGCATCATGGAGCCCTCTTCGACGGCAAGGCCGGCGATCTGGTGCCCGCCGGCACGGACTGCCATCCGCAACCCTTGGTCACGCGCAAAATCCACCGCAGCCCGAATGTCGGCAGGTCCTGCGGCCTGGACGATCAGGGAGGGCTTGCGGTCGATCATCCCGTTCCAGATCGTGCGCGCAACGTCGAAGCCCGGATCCCCCTCCAGCATTACGCAGCCGCGCAACTTCGCGGCCAGCGACTCCAGCTCCTCGGCACGGATCGTCGTGCGTCCTCCGTCCAGGTTGTTCACATCGATATGGTCTTTCATCTTCTCCTCCCTTGGACATGTTGGAACGGCAGTGTCGGAAAGGGCAGCGCCTCCTTCGATTTGCCCCATGCGGCCGCACGGGAAGAGGATGACGGGTCCCACCCCATCGGAACCAGTGACGGGACTGGACCGGCTGGTCCAGAAATTGGACCCGAGACTCATCCATGCAAATTTGCTAATCTGTTGCCAAGCCAGTGAGGAGGACACCGATGTCCAACGCCAGCTATTTCCAGTTCTGTCCTGTCGCCATGGCCGCCGAAGTACTCTGTACGCGATGGACGATGCTCGTCGTACGGGAACTGGTCGCTGGCTCGACCCGGTTCAACGACATCAGGCGCGGCGTGCCGCGCATGTCGCGGTCCCTTCTGGCACAACGCCTGCGGGAGCTGGAGGACGCCGGCATCGTCAAACGGCAACCCGTGCCGCGCTCCCAGGCGGTTGAATACCTTCTGACACCCGCCGGAAGAGACCTGTTGTCGATCGTCCAGGCCTTCGGGATCTGGGGGCAGAAATGGGTCGAGTCCGAACCCTCCCTTGAACGGCTCGATGTCTCTCTCCTGATGTGGGACATGCGCCGCAATCTCGACCCATCCCCACTGCCGGCCGGGCGCACCGTGCTGAACTTCCGCTTCCCGGAGCTCTCTGCCGGCAAGAGATCCTGGTGGCTGATCGTCGAGGAAACCGGCGAGGTGGACCTCTGCTTGACCGATCCAGGGTTCGATGTCGATCTCTACGTGGAAACCGATCTGCGGACCATGACCGCGATTTGGATGGGGCTGACAACGGTCGCCCAGGCCGCGGACAAGCTGGCGCTTGCCGGGCCCAAGGCGGTCGCCGGGGCAATGCAGAGCTGGCTGGGTCTGAGCCCCTTCGCCAAGGAACGCAAGCTGGCGTACTAGGCATGGTCTGAGCTCCGCCGCCCGACGCAGGCCGCATCGGTGAAACATTGGCCATGGGCCCCTCTACCGCTTCCGCCTAAGCGCCCTCGTCCCTCGTCAAGTGTCGCCTGTTCCCCGCCCACTTGTCCGCAGGGCGAACGGCCGTTTCCTGCGCATCGCTGCCATTCGTCTTGGATGCAGCGAAGGTCGGCTCTCCGCCCTCATGGTCGCTTCTTGGGCTGCGTTCCCCCGGGATGAGTGGATGACGGCTTTGACTTAAATGCTGCAGCCACCATGTCGCTGGGTCGCAATTCGGCTACCCGCCATGATGTACGCCGCTGTCTGCCTCGATAGCATCCGGCAGTCGATTGTAACTCGTGCTTGGCGAACGGTCGCATCTTACGGTCTCCGCGGCCTGTCAGGTCACCTCGTACGAAGCGCATAGGGCGTCGGGTTTATCCCCAAGCGAGTTTGTTGCCACCATGGGTACAAACTGCCCAATCTTCAAACCTCCGGGTTTTCCTCACTCATAGCTTCGCCCGTCTTGGGTACCTGAGTATGCGACTTTCTGTGTACGCGTCGACACCGGCACGGCGGCAACCAGAGCGAGATCTGGTCGCCGCCTTATTGCGCTCTGGCTGATTGCTCGATGTGGCGTGGCGAATTTCTTCGCGCGATATCCTGGCCATCACCTTGCGAGAACATGTCCACCATCGTCGCGCCGGCCCCGGGAACGTGACGCTGATGGCTGCTGAAGTGGTCGCCTGAAGAAAATTTGGAGGATATTTTTTCGCATTTTCAGGGGGTTGACTCAGTTTCGGCAAGGGCCTTCAAGGCCGGGCGCATTTTTCTGTTTTGGATTTTCAGCGGATTCGCGGACCTTCTCCTTGTGCAAGGTCGGCGCTCTATGACGCCCACGTCCTGCGCAAAAGAAAACGCGCACCCTCGGGTGCGCGCCTGGAAGTTGGGGCAAAGATCGCCCGTGTATCACTTGCCACGCTAGAGGCCGAGAACGGCCCGGGCAAGCGCGGTCTGAGCTCCAGGATGAAAAGATGACTACCCCGGAAGCGCCTCGTTTCCGGGAACGGAGACGGCATGTCGAACTACGAAGACTGGTTGCAGGACCAACCGGCACCCAAGAAGAAACAGGCAGCCCTGTTGGTGGCGCCGATCCACGGGGTTCTGCCCTATGCAGGTGACCGCAATCCCCTGATGCGCAGCGACACGGTCAAGCGGGTGTCGACAGCTCTCGCAACGCCGATGACGGGCGGCATCCGGCAGGTTTACCATTTCGATGGCGAGTCCGAATACGCCGTCGCCTTGGATGCCCTTCGCAGCCCCGAGCTCTATGGGCTGGAGGTGCAGCTTCCTCCACTCAGCTTCTACTGTCGGCAGAAGCGCAAGGTGCGGACCCATCGGTTCGACTTGCGGCTGACGTTCAGGGATGGGTACCGGCGTGCGGTCTTCGTGCGCAATGCGACGAGCTTGGCGAAGCGCGAAACCCAGGACGAGATCGACGACATCTTCGCCGCCGTGACCGAGGACTTCGCTGACGACGCCATGGTCGTCTGCACGGATGACTACACGCGTGCCTACCGCGATAACCTCCGCCGTATCTGGGACTACCTGCAGGTGAAGGACGACGAAGCGGATGCGACTGTCGAGGATGCTGCGCGCACTTCCAGCTACTGGTACCTGAGCGACCTCATCGCGAACTGCGATGTCGAGCCATGGCGCGGCTACCAGTCCGCGCTGCGGCTAATCGGGCAGAATGTGCTCTGGACCGACATGCATGGGGTCATCGACTACCCCTCGCGGGTGGTGCTGAACGCATGACCGCGAAGCCGCTCTACAACATTCCGAAGGGATCCATCCTGAAGCTGGATGGCCGCGAACTGCTGGTGTCGGTTCGCGAGGAGAGCGGCTATGCGGTGGAATGCAAGGAAACCGGCGAGTGTTTCACGCTTTCGCTGGAGCGGGTTGAGACTGCAATCCGACACCGGGATTGCGAAATCATCAAGCCTGCCGATGTCGAAAAGCGGAAGGCATTGCTCAAGTACGCCGACGGGTTCGAATGCGTTGAGCAGCTTTCGGAGAAAGACCAGCGGATTGTCCAAGCGCGCCTCGCCCTTGTTATCGCCCAGGACGAGCTACGCGCTGAGGGCGTGAAGCTCACCCAGCGCAGCATGGATAAGAGCGGCATTCATCGCCGTCTTTTGCTGACCCGCGCGGAAAAGATCGGTTCAGGATATGATTTACTCGAACCTCGTCGCGGCGGCCAACCATCAACCCGCTTAGAAGTCCCGCAGGGGCGGACGTTGGCCGGCCTGCGCGACGTTTACCATCGCTTCGATCAAAACCCAGTTGTCTTGGCGAATCGATTCCACATGAGGGGACGTCGGGAGCCCAGGCTCTACGAATGGCAGGAGCGATTTATCGACTACGTCCTGAACCAATGGCATGATCCTAAGCAGCCAAAATTGGCATCTGTTTACAAGCTGGCGACAAAAGTCTTCCGCCGCTCTCCCCGAGAGATGGCGCAAGACCTCAACTTTCCCTCGATCACGACGATCCGCACGCGTGCGAAGGCGATTTCCGATGTCGTCACCGTGCTCGGTCGCGGTGGGACGCGGCACGGGACCAACACCAAGGGAGCTGGGTCGACCGACGTACGTGCCTTGGCGTTTGGTGAGAAGTTCGAATGGGACCAGTGCCTGCTGTCGATTTTCAGCTCCGGCGACGGTGTCGTTCGTGCCGAGGTCATCGATCCCAAGGAAGCCCCTCAGGAGCTTGCGGACAATGAGATTCGCCGCTGTTGGCTCCATGTGATCCTTGATGTCGCGACCAGCGAGGTGCTGGGCTGGGTCATCTCGGAGACGGCCGATGCCGATCACAGCAAGGCTCTGCTTCGCATGGCGACGCGGGATAAAACGAAGGAGAAGGTGCGATACGGCTGCAAACAGGATCCCGTGCCGCCCGTCCGCCTGGGGCTTGCGCTGGCGGACAATGGCACGGCCACCCGGAATGCAGACGTTTATGCGGGTCAGCTCGGAATGGGCATGACCGTGATGACGGCGCGCGCGCACCAGCCCATGGACAAGCAGATGATCGAGCGGCTTTTCGGCGCGACGCAATGGGACGTGCTGAATTTCCGGCCCGGGTATACCGGTAGCCGCCCTGGCGAACTGACTGGCTACGAGCCCAAGCCCTCGGCCGAAATTAGCCATGACGACCTTTATGGCACCCTCACGCGATACTTTATCGATGAGTATCCCTTCCGGCCGCATCGCGGCACCGGGATGTACGGTGCGACCCCTCGTCAGAAGCAGGAAGAGGCCCTGAAGCTTTACGGCCCGATGGAACCGCCGTCGCAGCGCGACCGGTGTCTGCATTTGGGCGCGAAGGTCCAGGCAACCACGACGTCAGAAGGGGTAAGGGCGTTCAATATCCCGTTCAACTCTACGGAACTCCAACGCTTTGCAGCGGGGAGCCCGAAGCGGGTCACCGTTCACCTCGATCCCGACGACCTGCGGAAGGTCCATGTCACTGCTGAGGGGGAAGACGCCGTGATGGAAGCCCGTCTTAGCATGACCGTCTTCAAGGACCAGACGCTCGAAGAAGCCATCGAGATCATGGAGGCTGCGACGAAGTCCAATCCGAGCTTGCGGGAACTCCATGATCGACACCTGGGCGAAGCGATGAAGCGCCGTGCGCTTGAATCCGGTTTCTTCCCGGATTCTCGCGATCCGTCGAGCTACCAGACGCTCGCTCAGCTCGAGGCTCGCGCGAGCAAACTGCTTCAGGTCGAAACGCGACCTGCCGCCTATGTCGGTGCGACTGCTGCCCCCGGGCACCTCATGAGCAGGGGCCGCACGTCAGGGGTGGTGCCAGCACGCCCCGCCGGCGCGGCACCGTTCAAACCGCCGTCCCCATCGACGCCTCCCAGGGCAAGCGCACCTCCGCCGCAGTCCGCTGGACCGACGGATGTACCCCCAGGGGAAGTGAGCACTTCGGCGCCAGACCCTGACGACATCAAGACCATGACCTTCGTCCGCATCAAGGATAGCAAACTGTGACCAACCCCTTCATCATTCCCTCGTTGGCAAACCTGAACGCGGATCTGGCGCAGCGGCACTTCCCGCTCGCCAGGGGCGAGGAACTTCAACAGACCTTCGCTCAGCTCTTCAGTCGCCACTTGGGGCGTCTGCAGTCCGGGAAGGGCTTCGAGGCGCGCAGCCTCCTTGTGACGGGGCTGTCTGGCTCGGGTAAAACGGCCGAGATCGCGGACATGCTGAACCGCTTCAACGAGAGCGCTGTTCCCATGCCGGACTGCAAGGATGCGCGGTTTGCAAGCTGCGTGCTGGAGGCGAAAGGGAGCTGGAAGGACCTTGGCCGCAAGACGCTGCACGCCTTGGGCTATCCCATTATGAACAAGACCCGCCGGACACAGTTTGAGATCTGGGATCTGGTCATCAAGCGGGCCAAGCTCCAGGGCGTCATCGGCATCTACTACGATGAGGCCCAGCATATCATGCGCGGAAAGTCGGATGCCGAGGTCCTGAGCGTCCTGGACGCGTTCAAGACGCTCATGAAGTCACACGACTGGCCCCTCATGTTGATCCTTTCGGGGGTTCCGGAACTGGGAGACTACGTGCAGCGCGAGCCACAGCTCGATAGGCTGATGACCAGGATCGAGTTCCAGGAAATTGATCTGAGCAGTGCGCCCGGGCATCCGGCACAGGACTACGAAATCCTCAACGAAATCGTCGGCAGCTACGCCATCAGCGCGGGGCTTGATGTAGATGCGAGCCTACCGACGGGAGATTTCCTGCACCGCCTCGCGACTGCCGGCGCATTCAGGTGGGGCCTGGTCATCGACATGGTCGTCGATGCCGTGGCACTTGCCGTTGCCAGGAGGGAAGGGGTGGTTGAGCGGTCGGATTTCGTGGCGGCCTGGTGTGAGAAAACCGGAATGAACCAGCTGGCGACGCCGTTCACCCATGACAGCTACGAGAGGATGTTCCGGAGGGACAAGCCGTTCCGGGCTGCCATCGGCACCTGATCTTCCAGGACAATTCAGTCTTCGAGAAACCCGCGCTTCGGCGCGGGTTTTTTCATGCCTAGATGCTAGCGCCCGGATGTCTGCGCCAGCTAAGCCTCTGATGTTGCGCAGTTTTTTGGTTTCTGCGCAGGCTTATGCTTTCACTTTGGAAATCGCGTCCGGCAAGTTGTTGAAAATATTTATGGATTCCTGGCGCCGAATCGGAAGTGATTGATTTTGCGCATTCATCTGCTCTCCCTGACTATGAGAGTCAGAGCAAGCATATGAGTGCGCAAACGGAAGCATAAGTCTGCGCAAGGGGTGTCAAGGGCGAAACGTACCGCCTGGTGTCCCTGGGCTGCTCTCTGAAGGACGGTGATAGAGGCGCTGGGGCGGACGCTCCGGCGCCTTTCGCGTATGAAGGGGATGTGCGGTTCGTGGCATGAGGCGGGGATCTGGCGGAGGGCCGTTGTGCCCTCCCTGTAAGAGCCTGAGCATGGCGCAGTGGGGCTGGCTTGCGATGGTGAGACCCTGGACACGAGGTCGCTTAGAAGCAGTGGGAACTCCGATGAAGACCATTAAGCCGACGCAAGCTGTCGCTACGATCCTCAGCCGATATCAGCGTCGGAGAAATTGTCTGGTGCCCGTCACAGCAACAGACGCCTACGCCGATACCCTTGCACGCGCCTGTGGAGACGACGTTGACCTCGACCCGGTCGAACGGGGCCTCATCCACCTCAAGCGCCAGAAGGTGATTTCCGGCCGAAGACTGGTCACCCTTCTTGCTCGCCATCAGCGGGAGATCAGACCTGAGTGACGCCTCCCGAGGGCTTCCCAGGGTGCTGGGCTTAAAGCCAGATACCAATACACGAAGCGTCATCACTCTTGGGAGCGAATGGTTTGCTTCGAGGGGCCATAGTCATTGCTCACGCCCGGCGCTGCATGATGATCTGCCTTGGCGCGAAGGGCGGAGAGCGGTCTTTCGCTGCGGTTGGGACCAAGGCCCGCTTTGCAGGAGAAAGCTGACTTCCCGGATCGCTGCGTGTATCCGAACCGGGCGGACCTCCGGTCAGTCGACTGAATCTGTGAGGATGGCATTCAGGGTTGAACCAGTCCTTCGCAGTATGGCGAGAGATTGGAACTCATCGGAATTCCAGAACGAAGTCGCATGAACGCGGTCCGGGAACTCGATGACGAAAGCGGCATCGGGCAATTCCCCTTCCCCTTCGAGGCGAGAGGGCCTACCGCCACGCACCCTGAATACGCCCTTATGTTTGGCGACGACATCGGGGATTTTCGCGAAATATTCATCCATCCAATCCCGGCTATGAATCTCTATCTGGCCGATGATGTATGCAGTCATGATGATCTCCTCCACTGCGCCTGGACAGGCTGCTCGGCCAGGGTAGCGCGCATATCCGCCCCCCCACCAGTGTCGTGAGATCCGGTTTCTAGTTCGGCATCCGCAATGCCCGCGAGGGGCGCGGAGAAATTTCTTCTTAGGCCCTCGAGGTTTCCAACACTGACAAATGTCCGCGAAGATCAGGCTTGTCGCATCTTTCGAACCGTTTCACGCATGGCAAAAGATCGGCTTTCAGCGACCGCGACAAACACGAGCATGTCGTCCCGACGCCAGCAGATGGCCGTCGCCGTGCTTTCGCATTCATCAATCGAAAATCCGAGATCAGCCAACAGGTGAGGCGAGAGCATCGCCAGACGTTCAAGGTTCTCGAGGACCGTATCTGGCTCCCGGCTCGGCGGTGCGAAAGGGGTACATTTTCTCACGAAGTTGAAGAGCGAGGCGCGCCGGGATGGCAAGTTATGCGGGACGTTTTCGGAAAGAAGCATTGATCACGATCCAAGAAATATGGGAAACTTTTGAAATCCTGCCCCTTAGCCGGCCTTGCGCGCAAACCAGTTCTATGCACCATAAGCATCAGAAAAAATGATCCAACTGATATGGCAAAACTTCCTCCTCTCAATGCGTGTCGCGCGTTCGAGGCCGCCGCGCGACACGGCGGCTTCATTGGTGCAGCGGACGAGCTGCACGTCACGCGAGGGGCCATCAGCCGACATGTGAAACTTCTGGAAGACAGTCTCGGCGTTGCGTTGTTCGTGCGGCAGGCGCAGGGCGTCCGGTTGACCGAAGCGGGCCGGGAATTGACGCCGGTTCTGACGGAAGCCTTCGGTATGATCGCCCGTGGCGCGGAGCGGATTGCTGCGGATGCCTCTGAACTCCGCGTGATATGCCCGCCAGGAACGTCCATCCGTTGGCTGCTACCGAAACTCGATGACTTTCGCAGGGCCTATCCAGACATCAAATTGCGACTTACGACTGATTTTTATCCCGACGGAGGGTTCGACTCTGTGGATGCGGATATCGGTTTTTCGGTGTCGAATTGGCCAAACCGCCCCAAGGACATCGAGCATCTCACGCTCTTTCCCGTCTCTCTGACACCTGCATGCTCACGCAGCTATCTCGCGGCAAGATCGCTCCGCCGCGTGGAGGACCTGGCGCATTGTGAACTCCTCCACGAGACGCGGGATC belongs to Salipiger profundus and includes:
- a CDS encoding FAD-binding oxidoreductase, translated to MKDHIDVNNLDGGRTTIRAEELESLAAKLRGCVMLEGDPGFDVARTIWNGMIDRKPSLIVQAAGPADIRAAVDFARDQGLRMAVRAGGHQIAGLAVEEGSMMLDLSAMRSVRVDAAAGTVRVEPGATLGDVDHETQAHGLAVPVGVNSTTGIAGLTLGGGFGWITRKYGMTIDNLLSADVVLASGDCVRASPRENPDLFWALRGGGGNFGVVSSFEFRAHPVGPEVLSGLVIHPFEAAAELLPKFQELCDRAPDDLTIWSVLRKAPPLPFLPEEWHGREVLIFAACYSGGMAEGEVAMRDLRALGSPIVDVIGPHPFTGWQAAFDPLLTPGARNYWKSRDFMGLSAGTIRAILEAVGDVPDPQCEVFIAHVGGAMARVAPEATAYPQRTGHFVMNVHTRWDDPGKDAACIDWARRLFRDTAADAAPSVYVNFMPEDEPDRLVEAYGGNMQRLQAIKARYDPGNLFRVNHNIKPMVAEQAAQ
- a CDS encoding winged helix-turn-helix transcriptional regulator → MSNASYFQFCPVAMAAEVLCTRWTMLVVRELVAGSTRFNDIRRGVPRMSRSLLAQRLRELEDAGIVKRQPVPRSQAVEYLLTPAGRDLLSIVQAFGIWGQKWVESEPSLERLDVSLLMWDMRRNLDPSPLPAGRTVLNFRFPELSAGKRSWWLIVEETGEVDLCLTDPGFDVDLYVETDLRTMTAIWMGLTTVAQAADKLALAGPKAVAGAMQSWLGLSPFAKERKLAY
- a CDS encoding Mu transposase C-terminal domain-containing protein; translated protein: MTAKPLYNIPKGSILKLDGRELLVSVREESGYAVECKETGECFTLSLERVETAIRHRDCEIIKPADVEKRKALLKYADGFECVEQLSEKDQRIVQARLALVIAQDELRAEGVKLTQRSMDKSGIHRRLLLTRAEKIGSGYDLLEPRRGGQPSTRLEVPQGRTLAGLRDVYHRFDQNPVVLANRFHMRGRREPRLYEWQERFIDYVLNQWHDPKQPKLASVYKLATKVFRRSPREMAQDLNFPSITTIRTRAKAISDVVTVLGRGGTRHGTNTKGAGSTDVRALAFGEKFEWDQCLLSIFSSGDGVVRAEVIDPKEAPQELADNEIRRCWLHVILDVATSEVLGWVISETADADHSKALLRMATRDKTKEKVRYGCKQDPVPPVRLGLALADNGTATRNADVYAGQLGMGMTVMTARAHQPMDKQMIERLFGATQWDVLNFRPGYTGSRPGELTGYEPKPSAEISHDDLYGTLTRYFIDEYPFRPHRGTGMYGATPRQKQEEALKLYGPMEPPSQRDRCLHLGAKVQATTTSEGVRAFNIPFNSTELQRFAAGSPKRVTVHLDPDDLRKVHVTAEGEDAVMEARLSMTVFKDQTLEEAIEIMEAATKSNPSLRELHDRHLGEAMKRRALESGFFPDSRDPSSYQTLAQLEARASKLLQVETRPAAYVGATAAPGHLMSRGRTSGVVPARPAGAAPFKPPSPSTPPRASAPPPQSAGPTDVPPGEVSTSAPDPDDIKTMTFVRIKDSKL
- a CDS encoding ATP-binding protein, which codes for MTNPFIIPSLANLNADLAQRHFPLARGEELQQTFAQLFSRHLGRLQSGKGFEARSLLVTGLSGSGKTAEIADMLNRFNESAVPMPDCKDARFASCVLEAKGSWKDLGRKTLHALGYPIMNKTRRTQFEIWDLVIKRAKLQGVIGIYYDEAQHIMRGKSDAEVLSVLDAFKTLMKSHDWPLMLILSGVPELGDYVQREPQLDRLMTRIEFQEIDLSSAPGHPAQDYEILNEIVGSYAISAGLDVDASLPTGDFLHRLATAGAFRWGLVIDMVVDAVALAVARREGVVERSDFVAAWCEKTGMNQLATPFTHDSYERMFRRDKPFRAAIGT
- a CDS encoding DUF1330 domain-containing protein — encoded protein: MTAYIIGQIEIHSRDWMDEYFAKIPDVVAKHKGVFRVRGGRPSRLEGEGELPDAAFVIEFPDRVHATSFWNSDEFQSLAILRRTGSTLNAILTDSVD
- a CDS encoding LysR substrate-binding domain-containing protein, encoding MAKLPPLNACRAFEAAARHGGFIGAADELHVTRGAISRHVKLLEDSLGVALFVRQAQGVRLTEAGRELTPVLTEAFGMIARGAERIAADASELRVICPPGTSIRWLLPKLDDFRRAYPDIKLRLTTDFYPDGGFDSVDADIGFSVSNWPNRPKDIEHLTLFPVSLTPACSRSYLAARSLRRVEDLAHCELLHETRDHTDWTSWVDAFQLNDVDPRGGQDFPNIDMATKAAVMGVGVVMANIVLCHEELASETLVAPFPDLVCGSPLGGVCLIGSREKWTSPKVEAFKSWAYDVAEADRNLAIQ